One uncultured Alphaproteobacteria bacterium genomic region harbors:
- the aat gene encoding Aat-like protein, giving the protein MVNPALERLPGSAFVRLRELLGPIAPQVETPIAMSIGEPQLPPPALISEVIAAHAHLWNRYPPNEGTPELRAACARWLTRRFGLPAGLVDPERNVLSATGSREALYLFVQAMTPPERNGRRAAVLMPNPYYQVYRAAAEMAGAEAVLVPVTAATGYLPDYAALDPEILDRAAVAIFCSPSNPEGAQADLGRLTELVRLARRHGFLLACDECYTELYFGEPPPSGLNAALAAAAPGEDPFAGVVVFHSLSKRSSAPGLRSGFVAGDAAALKAFFKLRAYASVQMPMPLAAASAALWDDDAHAAANRAHYARLIAVADRIFADYPGYVRPQGGFFLWLKVGDGEAATRRFWQRCGVRVVPGRYLAADDPAAPDGNPGHAYVRIALVHDEATVTRALTAIRACLDDHTDG; this is encoded by the coding sequence ATGGTCAATCCCGCCCTCGAACGGCTGCCGGGCAGCGCGTTCGTCCGCCTGCGCGAGCTCCTCGGGCCGATCGCGCCGCAGGTGGAAACCCCGATCGCGATGTCGATCGGCGAGCCGCAGCTGCCGCCGCCCGCGCTGATCTCCGAGGTGATCGCCGCCCACGCCCACCTGTGGAACCGCTACCCGCCCAACGAGGGCACGCCCGAACTGCGCGCCGCCTGCGCGCGCTGGCTGACGCGGCGCTTCGGCCTGCCCGCCGGGCTCGTCGATCCGGAGCGCAACGTGCTTTCCGCCACCGGCTCGCGCGAGGCGCTCTATCTGTTCGTGCAGGCGATGACGCCGCCCGAGCGCAACGGCCGCCGCGCCGCGGTGCTGATGCCCAACCCCTATTACCAGGTCTACCGCGCCGCCGCCGAAATGGCCGGAGCCGAGGCGGTGCTGGTGCCCGTCACCGCCGCGACCGGCTATCTCCCCGACTACGCGGCCCTCGATCCGGAAATCCTCGACCGCGCCGCGGTGGCGATCTTCTGCTCGCCCTCCAATCCCGAAGGCGCGCAGGCCGACCTCGGCCGCCTCACCGAACTGGTGCGCCTCGCCCGCCGCCACGGCTTCCTGCTCGCATGCGACGAGTGCTACACCGAGCTCTATTTCGGCGAGCCGCCGCCGTCGGGCCTCAACGCCGCGCTCGCCGCCGCCGCGCCGGGCGAGGACCCGTTCGCGGGCGTGGTGGTGTTCCACTCGCTGTCCAAGCGTTCGAGCGCGCCCGGCCTGCGCTCCGGCTTCGTCGCAGGCGACGCGGCGGCGCTCAAGGCGTTCTTCAAGCTGCGGGCCTACGCCTCGGTGCAGATGCCGATGCCGCTCGCCGCCGCCTCTGCGGCACTGTGGGACGACGATGCCCACGCCGCCGCCAACCGCGCCCACTACGCCCGCCTCATCGCCGTCGCCGACCGTATCTTCGCGGACTATCCCGGCTACGTGCGGCCGCAGGGCGGGTTCTTCCTGTGGCTCAAGGTCGGCGACGGCGAGGCCGCGACCCGCCGCTTCTGGCAGCGGTGCGGCGTGCGCGTGGTTCCCGGCCGCTACCTCGCCGCCGACGATCCCGCCGCCCCCGACGGCAACCCCGGACACGCCTACGTGCGCATCGCCCTGGTCCACGACGAAGCGACCGTGACCCGCGCCCTGACGGCGATCCGCGCCTGCCTCGACGACCACACCGACGGATGA